One Skermanella sp. TT6 genomic window, TGTCTCAGATATTATCCTATCGGAAGTGCCCTCCGGACAGGCACCAACCTCAACGACCGCCTACTGCCCGCCACTCAGACCTTGGGTTCGCTGTTCAACTGACAACTCCCATAGATGGCTATGTTTTCCGAGCTCTAACAGGCCCTAGTGAACATGGATCGAAGTACTTCTGCTCCAACCTGTAAAGTGCAGCGTTATTGAAAACTCATCTCCAGAATGGAGAGCTTTCCGCAGAGGGTGAAGCACATAATGGAGGTGAGAAGTTGTAAGGTCTAATGTTTCTTCTGAGCGAATGCCTATTGATTGCAGAACCGACGTTTCTCTGCTGCCAACACGCGCGACAAGCTCAGTGTTTTTGGCCACTGGGGTTGATATGCCAGTAAGATGTAGGCCTGTGCGGCTGTTGTTTATGATTCGAAATCTTACTTTTGACCGACCACCTTTCTCGGCCGGAGTTGCGGTTCCAGCTTCTATACGTATGTCGCCCAGCTCTGCCGGCTCATCGGCCAACGCGGGGTGCATCATGACCATCATCAAACCCCCCAGAGCCCAAGCAGCAATCCGGAGGGGCAGAGACTGTTTCACTAAAATCTCAACCACTTTGCCGAAAACTTTTCTTAGATCTGGATTGCTCATGAAGGATCTGACTGCGGCTATCATCGATTTTCATCCTGGTGTTTGAAGCCGGGCATCCAACCGGAGTTCACTCATTTTGAAGAATTTTCAGTTTTTTGTTTGTATTGCTGCTGCGAGACTTACCTATAGCAGGACAGGATTGTCTTGTTGATTTCGAAATGTTACGAAATATTGCAAATGGTGCATGCCTCGAATTCTAAACAAGATGATAGTGTCCAGGTCGAGGTGTTGGGCCTGAGCATCATCTGCAACATAGACCACCTCAGGGGGTAACAATGCCACCCACCGGGATAAAAGCGCTCTTGCAACCAGTTCTGACTGGTGCGATATAAACGGGAGATCGGGCATCGCCCGTGGGCATGGAATGACAGTGGGCATGCGCTTCACACGCTTTCTAGCGGCTGTACTGTTCGGTCTCCTCCTTGGCTGGGGAGGCGTGGCCATGCCTGATGCCGCGATGGCCGACATGTCCCACCACGATATGCCGATGGGCGAAGAGCCTGCGGCCGACTGCGACGAGCAGCCGGGGCACAAGAGCCACGATAATCATCAGCACCAGGGCGACCAGGAAGACCCTTCTAAGCTCTCTCACGGAGGGTGCTGTGTGATGGTCTGTAGTAGCGTAGCGGCCTTGGAGCCGAGCTATCTGCAGGTAAAGCCCATCGAGTGGGTGCCCGCTCGTCTGCAGATCGTGAGTGACGATTTGCTCAGGAAGCGCTCCGTACCTCCCTTGCGCCGCCCTCCCAGGACCTCGATCTGAGGCCCTCTGCCCGCGGAGTTGCACGGGCCTGAGGCTTTGCAGCGCTCATCCCCGTAAGTGGGACGCACTGCAACCAGCGCATCGATCCAGCTCAAGATTCCTGACCGGGAACGGTTAACCTGCGATGCCCCAGCCGCGCACGCCCTTCGCGTGCCCGTGCCTTACCGGCTCGCCGACCCTCATCCCGTTGCTTGATCTCAAGGCTGGTCGGTCGCTGCACGTTTCGACTCAATTCCTTGCCTTCCTGGCCATCCTTGGCTGGGAGCCGCAATCTTCCTGGCTTTCGCCCGCCTCGGCGAGGCCAGAGACAGAGGACACTCGACATGCGTCTGAACTCTCGCATTCTGAACGCCATCGCCGCCCTGATGACTGGGGCCAGTCTCCTTGCCACATCCGGCATCGCTCTGGCCGACGCCGGTCACAAACATGGGATCGGCGAGCCTGCGAAGGCTTCGGCCGCCAAGCGGACCGTGCAAATCGAACTGGGTGACAATTTCTACAGTCCGGAATCCGTTCAAGTGAAAGCCGGGGAGACGGTCCGCTTCGTTCTCAAGAACCAGGGCGAGTTCCTGCACGAGTTCAATATCGGCACGGCCGCCATGCACGCCTCCCATCAGAAGGAAATGGCCATGATGATGGAGCACGGCATGCTGACGCCGACAGGTATCAACAAGAACATGAGCGGTATGGACCATTCCAAAATGGGAATGGCCGAGATGAAACATGACGACCCGAACAGCGTCCTTGTCGAGCCCGGTCAGACCAAGGAACTGACCTGGAAGTTCACCAAGGACACCGCCCTAGAGTTCGCCTGCAACATACCCGGCCACTACGAGTCCGGGATGGTCGGCAAGGTCGAGTTCAAGCGTTGAAGGAAGGGCACATGCACACTGCACGGCGCGGCCTTTCCCGCCGCGACGCCCTCAAGCTCGCCGGAGCGGCGGGCTTGGCGGGCATCATCACGGTCTATCCTGGGCGCCGCGTCTTCGCGGCCGCAGACCAATCGCTCAACTTGGCAGTCGAACGGACCCGCATCACCATCGACGGTGAAACCAGTAGCGCCATCTCCATCGGCGGTTCGATACCAGCGCCCACGCTGCGATGGCGCGAGGGCCAGGAAGTGGTTATCTATGTGACCAACCGGCTGGATGAGGGAACCTCAATTCATTGGCACGGGCTCCTGCTCCAGGGCGTCATGGATGGGGCTCCCGGGTTCAATGGTTTCGTGCCAATTGGTCCCGGCGAGACCTACACCTACCGCTTCAAGCTGCGCCAGGCGGGCACCTACTGGTACCACAGCCACTCCGCCTCGCAGGAGCAGGAGGGCATGTACGGGGCCATCGTGATCGAGCCCGCCGGGCGTGATCCCGTCCGGGCCGACCGCGACTACGTGGTTCTGCTCTCCGACCACACGCCGGAGGACCCCGAAAACGTCCTGCGCAAGCTCAAGGTCAGTGAGGGCTATTACAACAACAATAAGCGTACCCTGATCGACTTCTTCCGGGACGCCCGGCGCGATGGCCTGGGAGCTACGATCAACGATCGCCTCGCCTGGGGCGAGATGCGCATGGACGCCACCGACCTCGCCGACGTGACCGGCTACCAGTTCCTAGTCAACGGCAAGGGGCCGCGGGATAACTGGACGGCTGTCTTCAATCCGGGTGAGCGGGTGCGTCTGCGGATCATCAACGGTTCGGCCATGTCGATCTTCGACGTCCGCATCCCTGGACTGCCAATGACCGTGGTTTCTGCCGACGGGCAGAACGTGGTGCCGGTGAAGGTCGATGAGTTCCGCTTTGGCGTTGGGGAAACCTACGACGTCATCGTCATGCCCACGGAAGACAAGCCTTTCACCTTCTTCGCCGAATCGATCGACCGCACGGGCTTCGCCCGGGCGACGATCGCGACCCGCGAAGGGGTGGAAGGCGACATCCCCGAGCGGCGCCCCCGCGCCATCCTGACCATGGCCGACATGGCGATGGCTCCCGGTATGGACCATGGCTCGATGGCGGGCATGGATCACAGCAGTATGCCCGGAATGGATCATAGCGCCATGCAGGGTATGAACCATGGCAACATGCCTGGAATGGACCATGGTGCCATGCAGGGCATGGATCATAGCGCCATGCAGGGAATGGATCACGGCAATATGCCTGGTATGGACCAGGGCAGTATGCCGGGCATGAACCAGGGTAAGGCGGGAAGCAAGGATCAGGCGGTGGGCTGGGGCGATGCAGGTACACCGCCCGGTGCCAAGGCCCTCTCCTACGCGGATCTGAAGGCACTTTCCAAGGCCAAGGATCTGCGTGAGCCCTCCCATGAGATCGAGGTCCAGCTGACGGGCATGATGTCGCGCTACATCTGGACTTTGAACGGGGAGAAGTTCGATGAGGGAGCCCCGATCCGGGTAGCCTATGGTGACCGTGTCCGGATCCGCTTCGTGAACACGACCATGATGGCCCACCCGATGCACCTGCACGGGATGTTCGTGGAGATTGAAAACGGCCAGACGGATCGGATGCCCAAGAAGCATGTCGTGCTCGTCCCGCCGGGCCAGGTCACGACGGTGCAGCTGACTGCGGACGAGCCCGGTGAGTGGCCCTTCCACTGTCACCTCCTCTACCACATGGCCTCGGGCATGATGACGCGCTTCATCGTCGAACCCCGCACGGCAAGCCTCTGATCCAGGAACGACGGATGACAATGACGACAATGGTCCCGCACAGGGCCGCCCTCATGGCCGGGGCCATCCTGCTGGCGATTTCGGCGGGCTCGGCCCGGGCCGCCGAGGAGCAACCGCCCGAGCAGTTCCACGAGGAGCCGCCGGTTGTCGGGACGCTTCTCATCGACCAGTTCGAGCACCGCTGGCGGGACGGTGAGAACTCGATCAACTGGGACGCTCAGGGCTGGGTCGGCGGAGACACCAACAAGGTTTGGTTCAATGCCGAGGGCAGCAAGCCCGTCGATGGGGAGGTGGAGGAGGCTGAATTCCAGCTTCTCTACAGCCGCATGACGTCGGAGTTCTGGGACGCGCAGATTGGCATCCGCCACGACGTAAGGCCACAGCCGCAGACGACCTACGGCGTGATCGGGTTCCAGGGCGTGGCCCCGTACTTCTTCGACGTGACCGCCCAGCTGTTCGTCAGCGAGGACGGCGACTTCAGCGCCCGCCTGGAGGCCGAGTACGACCTGCTCATCACGCAGAAGCTCATCCTCCAGCCGGCCGCCGAGGTCAACGTCTCGGCGCAGCGGGTCCGCGAGCTTGATGTCGGTCCCGGCGTCAACGACGTGGAGCTGGGACTGCGCCTGCGCTACGAGGTCGTCCGCGAGTTCGCCCCCTATATCGGCGTGAACTGGGAGCGGAAGCTGGGCGAGACCGCCGACATTGCCCGCGAGCACGGCGAGGATCCGAGTGACTTGTCCCTGGTGGCGGGCGTGCGCTTCTGGTTCTGAGGCACTGGGGCGGTCATTGCGGTGGCTGCCCCAACTTCCTGCCGGTGGCGAAGAGGGGAGATTCACAAGGATTGGCCTTACGGTACTTCGTTTGCCTCGTCATTGGCGGCCTGCTTCTGGCAGCATTGTATGGGGCGCTTACGGACCCGTCACCCCTTGAGGGCGCCGTTAATGCCCTTGTTGTGGCAGCGGTCATTGGCCTGCCGCTCGCTGTGTATGAGACCCATCTTCGCTGGCTCGTTCCTTCGGCGACGCGCCGTTGGCCGTTTGGTTGGCTCGTCCTGATCAAGTCTGCCGGATACACTGTTTGGATCCTACTCGGCACCAAGATTGGCGCGCGCCTGACACATCATTCCGATGGCCCAGCACTGGTCGATCTCTTCGTCCATCGGGAAACGGTGGTGGTGGCGATGCTCGCAGCCATTGTGGTCAATATCCTGTTCGCCGTGAATAAGCTTCTTGGTCCCGGTATGCTGTTTAACTTTCTCATTGGGCGTTACCACCGGCCGCGGCGCGAAGAGCGTCTCTTTCTTTTCCTGGATATTTGTCACTCGACCACCATCGCCGAGCAGATTGGCGATCTCAAGTTTCACGCCTATCTGGACGATTTTTTCCGAATGGTCGGCCGTGCAACACGCGATTGTGGTGGCGAGGTGCATGATTATATCGGCGATGAAGTTATCGTGACTTGGTTCCTAGACGGGAGTGCCGTTACCGCCCTAGACTTTTTCCCCGTGCTCGCGCAGAGATTGGCAGCCCGCCAGGTAGAGTTTCGTCGGACGTACGGCTATGAGGTCGCCTTTCGAGCTGGCCTGCATCTCGGCCCTGTGGTGGCCGGCGAGGTCGGAGAGGTCAAGCGGAAGATCGCCTTCCTGGGTGATACGGTGAATACCGCCGCACGGCTGGAACAGCTGGCCCGTACCAGAGAGGTCAGTCTCCTGGCCAGCCGTTCGGTCCTCGACCGGCTGCAGTTGCCGCCCGGAATGAAGGCCTCGTCACTCGGCTTGCTCCACGTCCGCGGCAAGGCACAACCGATGGAAGTCTTCCGTTTGGATCTGCTGGAAGAGCCGATCTCTGTCGCCATGCCAAGCGAATCGGAGCCGTCATTGTGATGTAGACCAGCGTGCGCCTGGGATCAGAAAAATTGGGCCCTCAGTCATCTCGTGGGTGTCACCGGCAAGGCAGACCCTCGTACCTTCACATCCAGAACACCCGAAATCCAGGTGTTCCCAACGTTCATTTCTTCTTCTGTCGGACATTATCAAGGCAGCTGGAACATTCCTGACCGACAGCCTTGAATTCCGCCGCCAGCTGCGCCTTATCGCCGGAGGCAGCCGCGGCCACGGGTTCCTCGACGGCGGCATCCAAGCGACGCATGCTGGCGCCGAATTCCGTCCGATTGGTCCAGACGGCGGGAGTGGCCTCAGTATGGTGACCGTCGCTGCCCGGCGGGAACATGTGCGCGACATGCTCGCAGTGATGGTGCATGCTCTCGGCGAGCTGCTTTGCCGTCCCCTGATCGAAGGCCGATTTGCCCGCCAGCATGGCGCCCAGAGCCTTCATGTGCTGGCCCATCTGCTTCATGACGTCCATCCGCTGCGCCACCACGCCGGTTGCGCCCTCGTGGGCAGTCGCCGCACCGGCCGCCAGGAAGACGAAGGCCAGGGACATTGCGGCGATACGCCGGCGGGAGGCGATTGACGGCTGTGGCATGGCGAATTTCTGACTGGAACCTGACGAACACTGCTGGGAAGACGTATTATTCGCGGTTTTATTCCATGTGTGGGGATAAGCGGTTCACCGGGTCAAGGGGCGTGGGTGCTGTATCCGTCTTGTCGATGCCCACCATAACCTCGAGCCTCGGTATAGCGCTGGACCTGCTCCGGCGTCAGCACCTCCATCATCGCTAGAGCTTCGAGCCTTTAATCTGACGCATATCCTGCGTGTCTGAGATAGTTCCAGCACTCGTCAGGAGTGTATAGATCGCAGATCGATCCGACGGCTTTCCAGAGTTCCTCGATGGTGCGGGCGCCGATGCGTCGGAGATGGGCCTTGAGCTTGGCGAAGGCCATCTCGATCGGATTGAGGTCGGGGCTGTAGGGCGGCAGGAAGAGAAACCAGGCGCCGCGTTGCTTGAGGATGGCCTTGGCCTTTTCGCTTTTGTGGCTGGACAGGTTGTCGAGGATGACGACGTCGCCCGGCCGCAGGGTCGGCGCGAGCTGGGTTTCCACATAGGTTTCGAAGAGGCAGCGGTTCATCGCTCCGGTGACGATCCACGGGGCGGTCAGGCCGTCGCAGCGCAAGGCGGCGATGAAGGTCTGGGTGCCCCAGTGGCCGAACGGGGCCTGGGCCTTGAGGCGCTGCCCGCAAGGTGCCCGGCCCCGCAGCCGGGTCATCTTGATCGTGTCCCGGGAAGTGGTGTAGGAGCGAGGGGCATAGTCATCGCTCTCCGGCCGGTTGGGCCGGTCAGGCAGTCACTGCCGACAGCCTGACGCTGTCAGTATGCCCGAGCGGGGTCATGGTCTCCAGGCTCATATAACGGCGGCCGACTGCCCATTCGTCGTTCTGCTCGAGCAGGATGGCACCGGTGAGCCGAAGGATCGCCGCGTCATTGGGGAAGATGGCGACCACGTCGGTGCGCCGCTTGATCTCGCCGTTGACACGTTCGAGCGGATTCGTCGAGCTGATCTTGGCCCAGTGATCGCAATGGAAGTCCATGTAGGCCAGCACGTCATACTCGGCCTCGTCCATCAGGGCAGCCAGTTTGGGAAAGCGCTCACGTAAGCCATCGGCGACCTGCCGCCATTGCCGATGGGCGGCCTCGGCCGTCTCCTGGGTGAATGCGGTGCGGATGGCGGCCGCCACCATGGCCCGCTGCGACGGGCCGACATGGGCCAGCGCGTTGCGATAAAAATGATGAATTCGACACCGTTGCCAGGTCGCGCTGAGCACCTTGGACGCGGCCGCCTTCAGCCCCTCGTGGGCATCGGAGATCACCAGCTTCACGCCACGCAGGCCACGGCGTGTCAGCGAGCGCAGGAACCGGGTCCAGAACACCTCGGCTTCGGAAGGGCCGACCTCCAGGCCGAGCACCTCGCGTCGGCCGTCGGTGTTGACCGCCACGGCGACTATCACGGCCACCGAGATGATCCGCCCGCCCTCGCGCACCTTCACGTAGGTGGCGTCAATCCACAGGTATGGCCAGTCGCCTTCCAGTGGGCGGCTCAGGAAGGTGCCGACGCGCGTGTCGATGTCCTCGCACAGCCGCGAGACCTGGGACTTGCTGATCCCGGTCATGCCCATCGCCCTGACCAGCTCATCGACGCTGCGCGTCGAGACGCCGTGGACATAGGCTTCCTGAATGACCGCCGCGAGCGCCTTCTCCGCCGTGCGCCGGGGCTCCAGGAAGCCGGGAAAATAGGAGCCCTTGCGCAGCTTGGGGATCTGCAGCGTGAGCGTGCCGGCGCGGGTGTCCCAGGCCCGCTCGCGGTAGCCGTTGCGCTGGTTGGTGCGTTCGGGCGTCCGTTCCCCGGGCGCGGCGCCGCATAGGCTTTCCACTTCCAGGTCCATCATGCGCTGGGCGACGAAGCCGATCATCTCACGCAGCAGGTCCTCGTCAGAGCCCTTCTCCAAGAGCTCACGAAGGATCATTCTGTCCACGGTCATCGTGGTCCTCTCCAGGTCCGTTCAAGGTGTCGCAACCCGAACCTACCGGAGTCCGCGATGACCGCCGCTATGGATAAGTGGCCCGCCTACGCCAGCTCGAGAAGGCGCTTCGGCGGGCCACTTACCCACAGCTCTCCTACACCACTCGCGGGGACACAACGGTCATCTCTTCGTGGTGGTGGCGGTCTCGTCGATGAACACCAGCCGCTCCGGCTCCTCGCGCATCCGGGGCTGACGATTGTCCCGCCAGATCCGGCGGTCCCGCGCCACGTCACTGCGACCGGCCTCGCTTGCCAACAATGTTTTTTTTCCAGAACGGCAAAGCTGGCCTTCTGTTGAATGCGCAGTGAGGTTGCGAGTGGGGAGGCGGTAGAATGGGCCGGCAGTCGATGCGACCGCCGCCGACGCGGTGGCGGATCCTGGAGACGGTGACGCGACAGTGCCCGGAATGCGGCGGTCGGCTGCACTGCCAATACATCAACCGCCGCGCCGTGGTGACACTGGACGGGCTGCTTGGCCTGCAGCTCAGGGTCCGGCGTTGCGTCAACTCGGACTGCGCCCGTTTCCACCGGGCGTTTCGACCGGAGGCCGAAGGAGCGCTGGCGCTGCCCCAGCAGGAGTTCGGGCTCGACGTGATCGCCCTGGTTGGCCGGCAGCGCTACGGCGCTCGGGCCAGCGTGCCGGAGATCCATGCCGAGCTGGTCCGGCGCGGCGTGGCGATCTCCCAGCGCAGCGTCACCAACCTACTCGACCGCTACGACGAACTGGTCGCCACCGCGACCGGCGATCCCGACCGGCTGCGGGCCCGGTTCAAGGACCAGGGCCGGGTCATCCTGGCGATCGACGGCCTGCAGCCGCAGATGGGCCACGAGGTGCTGTGGGTGATCCGCGACTGCCTGTCCGGCACCGTCGTGCTGGCCAGGGCCCTGCTGTCGGCAACATCCGCCGACCTGGAGCCGCTGCTGCGCCGGGCCGCCGAGCTCGCCGGCGTGCCGGTGGCCGGGGTGGTCAGCGACGGACAGCTCTCGATCCGCACTGCGGTCGCCCGGGCTTTGCCCGGCGTGCCGCACCAGCTGTGCCACTTCCACTACCTGCGCGAGGCGGCGCGTCCGATCTTCGAGGCCGACCGGCACGCCAAAAAGGAGTTGAAGAAGCGCGTCCGCGGCATCCGGCCGATCGAACGCGCGGCCGAGGCCCGTCAGGACGCTGGGGGCGATCTGATCCGCGGCTACTGCGCTGCGGTGCGCAGCGCCCTGGGCGCTGACGGCCGGGCGCCGCTGGAGGCTGCCGGACTGACGCTGAAGGCGCGGCTGGAGGCGGTGTCGGACAGTCTGCAGCGGGTCGCGGCAAAGGGGGGGACGACCGGCAGGTCCAGGCACCGAGCCGGCTGGTCGGCGGTGCCCTGGGCGACACCGAGCATCTGTGGCCGGACATCGCCCGGGCGTTCGGCTGGGTACACCGGGCGGCGCACATCATCAAGAACACCGAGGCGCTGCCGGCGCCGGCAGTGGCCCGGCGACTGGACGGCCTGTGCGGCGCGATGTCCCGGCACCGCGCGCGGGCCGGCGGTCTGTGCGAGGCGGTCGGTCACTTCCTCAAGGTAACCCGCAGCTATCGCCCCGGCCTGTTCCACTGCCATACCGTCGCTGATCTGCCGGGCACCAACAATGCGCTGGAAGGGCTGTTCGGCTCCTACCGTTACTGTCAGCGGCGTACGACCGGTCGGCGCGCGGCCTCATCGGCCACCGTGGT contains:
- a CDS encoding plastocyanin/azurin family copper-binding protein, whose amino-acid sequence is MRLNSRILNAIAALMTGASLLATSGIALADAGHKHGIGEPAKASAAKRTVQIELGDNFYSPESVQVKAGETVRFVLKNQGEFLHEFNIGTAAMHASHQKEMAMMMEHGMLTPTGINKNMSGMDHSKMGMAEMKHDDPNSVLVEPGQTKELTWKFTKDTALEFACNIPGHYESGMVGKVEFKR
- a CDS encoding IS256 family transposase codes for the protein MTVDRMILRELLEKGSDEDLLREMIGFVAQRMMDLEVESLCGAAPGERTPERTNQRNGYRERAWDTRAGTLTLQIPKLRKGSYFPGFLEPRRTAEKALAAVIQEAYVHGVSTRSVDELVRAMGMTGISKSQVSRLCEDIDTRVGTFLSRPLEGDWPYLWIDATYVKVREGGRIISVAVIVAVAVNTDGRREVLGLEVGPSEAEVFWTRFLRSLTRRGLRGVKLVISDAHEGLKAAASKVLSATWQRCRIHHFYRNALAHVGPSQRAMVAAAIRTAFTQETAEAAHRQWRQVADGLRERFPKLAALMDEAEYDVLAYMDFHCDHWAKISSTNPLERVNGEIKRRTDVVAIFPNDAAILRLTGAILLEQNDEWAVGRRYMSLETMTPLGHTDSVRLSAVTA
- a CDS encoding copper chaperone PCu(A)C, with the translated sequence MIAAVRSFMSNPDLRKVFGKVVEILVKQSLPLRIAAWALGGLMMVMMHPALADEPAELGDIRIEAGTATPAEKGGRSKVRFRIINNSRTGLHLTGISTPVAKNTELVARVGSRETSVLQSIGIRSEETLDLTTSHLHYVLHPLRKALHSGDEFSITLHFTGWSRSTSIHVH
- a CDS encoding adenylate/guanylate cyclase domain-containing protein, which produces MALRYFVCLVIGGLLLAALYGALTDPSPLEGAVNALVVAAVIGLPLAVYETHLRWLVPSATRRWPFGWLVLIKSAGYTVWILLGTKIGARLTHHSDGPALVDLFVHRETVVVAMLAAIVVNILFAVNKLLGPGMLFNFLIGRYHRPRREERLFLFLDICHSTTIAEQIGDLKFHAYLDDFFRMVGRATRDCGGEVHDYIGDEVIVTWFLDGSAVTALDFFPVLAQRLAARQVEFRRTYGYEVAFRAGLHLGPVVAGEVGEVKRKIAFLGDTVNTAARLEQLARTREVSLLASRSVLDRLQLPPGMKASSLGLLHVRGKAQPMEVFRLDLLEEPISVAMPSESEPSL
- a CDS encoding ISNCY family transposase (programmed frameshift); this encodes MHCQYINRRAVVTLDGLLGLQLRVRRCVNSDCARFHRAFRPEAEGALALPQQEFGLDVIALVGRQRYGARASVPEIHAELVRRGVAISQRSVTNLLDRYDELVATATGDPDRLRARFKDQGRVILAIDGLQPQMGHEVLWVIRDCLSGTVVLARALLSATSADLEPLLRRAAELAGVPVAGVVSDGQLSIRTAVARALPGVPHQLCHFHYLREAARPIFEADRHAKKELKKRVRGIRPIERAAEARQDAGGDLIRGYCAAVRSALGADGRAPLEAAGLTLKARLEAVSDSLQRVAAKGGNDRQVQAPSRLVGGALGDTEHLWPDIARAFGWVHRAAHIIKNTEALPAPAVARRLDGLCGAMSRHRARAGGLCEAVGHFLKVTRSYRPGLFHCHTVADLPGTNNALEGLFGSYRYCQRRTTGRRAASSATVVSGPARLVAWVVSRLAPLEAADLAGVDRTRWLALRADIKARRLQRTRGSRFRRDPQAYLRSLEAQYAAAK
- a CDS encoding copper resistance protein B, producing the protein MTMTTMVPHRAALMAGAILLAISAGSARAAEEQPPEQFHEEPPVVGTLLIDQFEHRWRDGENSINWDAQGWVGGDTNKVWFNAEGSKPVDGEVEEAEFQLLYSRMTSEFWDAQIGIRHDVRPQPQTTYGVIGFQGVAPYFFDVTAQLFVSEDGDFSARLEAEYDLLITQKLILQPAAEVNVSAQRVRELDVGPGVNDVELGLRLRYEVVREFAPYIGVNWERKLGETADIAREHGEDPSDLSLVAGVRFWF
- a CDS encoding copper resistance system multicopper oxidase translates to MHTARRGLSRRDALKLAGAAGLAGIITVYPGRRVFAAADQSLNLAVERTRITIDGETSSAISIGGSIPAPTLRWREGQEVVIYVTNRLDEGTSIHWHGLLLQGVMDGAPGFNGFVPIGPGETYTYRFKLRQAGTYWYHSHSASQEQEGMYGAIVIEPAGRDPVRADRDYVVLLSDHTPEDPENVLRKLKVSEGYYNNNKRTLIDFFRDARRDGLGATINDRLAWGEMRMDATDLADVTGYQFLVNGKGPRDNWTAVFNPGERVRLRIINGSAMSIFDVRIPGLPMTVVSADGQNVVPVKVDEFRFGVGETYDVIVMPTEDKPFTFFAESIDRTGFARATIATREGVEGDIPERRPRAILTMADMAMAPGMDHGSMAGMDHSSMPGMDHSAMQGMNHGNMPGMDHGAMQGMDHSAMQGMDHGNMPGMDQGSMPGMNQGKAGSKDQAVGWGDAGTPPGAKALSYADLKALSKAKDLREPSHEIEVQLTGMMSRYIWTLNGEKFDEGAPIRVAYGDRVRIRFVNTTMMAHPMHLHGMFVEIENGQTDRMPKKHVVLVPPGQVTTVQLTADEPGEWPFHCHLLYHMASGMMTRFIVEPRTASL
- a CDS encoding c-type cytochrome, translating into MSLAFVFLAAGAATAHEGATGVVAQRMDVMKQMGQHMKALGAMLAGKSAFDQGTAKQLAESMHHHCEHVAHMFPPGSDGHHTEATPAVWTNRTEFGASMRRLDAAVEEPVAAAASGDKAQLAAEFKAVGQECSSCLDNVRQKKK